From one Deltaproteobacteria bacterium genomic stretch:
- a CDS encoding MFS transporter has translation MAHPQQPPPPFLSGWWIVFIAAIGLFMGYGPVVSFTFGVFLRTLSQEFGWSRGDISLAFSISLFVMSLVFPLVGRLVDRFGARRVIIPSIILFGLGLMSLSLLTGNIWQFYAVYIVLGLVGGGTAPVPYSNVLSHWFDKRRGLALGLAMVGLGLGAFVTPSLAQMLITAHGWRYAYVVFGVMVIVVTVPVVGLFLKETPGMVGLSPDGAVMNSTAALANKQQSGLTAQEARQTSTFWVLVSAFFLMSASVHGCLIHLVSLLTDRGISPQLAAAATSLFGAALLFGRVGAGYLLDHFFASAVALGFFCGATLGFLLLWSGVTGTVAFVAAFLVGLGMGAEGDIIAYLISRYFGLRAFGEIYGYAFGAFTLGGVFGPLLMGKGFDTTGSYNLGLGIFVVATLIAAGLMTRLGPYRTWEAPVGAEAAS, from the coding sequence ATGGCACATCCACAACAACCTCCACCGCCCTTCCTCTCCGGTTGGTGGATCGTCTTCATTGCTGCGATCGGCCTCTTCATGGGTTATGGCCCGGTAGTGTCCTTCACTTTCGGTGTCTTTCTCAGAACGCTGAGTCAGGAGTTCGGCTGGAGTCGCGGCGATATTTCTCTGGCGTTTTCGATATCTCTATTTGTGATGAGCCTGGTGTTCCCATTGGTTGGACGCCTGGTCGATCGCTTTGGTGCGCGCAGGGTGATTATTCCTTCGATCATTCTTTTTGGTCTGGGACTGATGTCACTGTCATTATTGACCGGCAATATTTGGCAGTTCTATGCCGTCTACATTGTGCTGGGACTCGTAGGTGGAGGAACAGCGCCGGTGCCATATTCTAACGTACTTTCACATTGGTTCGACAAACGACGAGGCTTGGCGCTTGGCCTTGCGATGGTTGGGCTCGGGCTTGGCGCGTTTGTTACGCCCTCGCTTGCCCAGATGCTGATTACTGCTCACGGCTGGAGGTACGCGTACGTCGTATTCGGCGTGATGGTTATAGTCGTTACCGTTCCTGTGGTTGGACTCTTTCTCAAAGAAACCCCAGGAATGGTCGGGCTTTCTCCAGATGGCGCAGTAATGAACTCAACTGCGGCGCTTGCAAACAAACAGCAATCTGGTTTGACCGCACAAGAAGCGAGGCAAACTTCAACATTTTGGGTGTTGGTCAGTGCGTTCTTTCTCATGTCAGCCAGTGTCCACGGTTGCCTGATTCATCTTGTTTCGCTTCTCACCGATCGTGGCATTTCTCCTCAGCTCGCTGCTGCAGCAACCTCACTGTTTGGTGCGGCACTATTGTTCGGACGTGTTGGCGCTGGCTACCTGCTTGACCACTTCTTTGCTTCTGCCGTTGCGCTGGGTTTCTTCTGTGGAGCCACGCTCGGGTTCCTTTTGCTCTGGAGTGGAGTTACAGGAACCGTCGCATTTGTAGCCGCTTTCCTCGTCGGCCTTGGTATGGGGGCCGAGGGCGATATCATTGCATATCTTATCAGCCGCTACTTTGGCCTTCGTGCCTTTGGTGAAATTTACGGTTACGCTTTCGGTGCGTTTACCCTCGGCGGTGTTTTTGGTCCACTCTTGATGGGCAAAGGCTTCGACACTACTGGTTCGTACAACCTCGGGCTCGGGATCTTCGTGGTTGCCACGTTAATCGCGGCAGGATTGATGACTCGCCTGGGGCCATATCGAACGTGGGAAGCACCGGTTGGAGCGGAAGCTGCAAGTTAG